The following are from one region of the Lytechinus variegatus isolate NC3 chromosome 4, Lvar_3.0, whole genome shotgun sequence genome:
- the LOC121413985 gene encoding cytochrome b-245 heavy chain-like, with product MGDKFLNEGLKYFFLLLWLGANVAYWVVTFLVYEQGPQYFYVRHITGVGLSIAKASGAALNLNSLIILLPICRNLISFFRGSCATNTLCRRSVRRQLDKNLTFHKTVAYMIVIWTIVHVAAHAFNFRNLYNHYRCVTTNNDELCEGITALARKFTARPEDNWLNPIRGAKNLPAGLGLIEQGLIPIAGWTGAVLTIALILMFSSATEFIRRSYFETFWITHHLFIVYFAMILAHGVGGIIRSQTNLDRHDVVFCSENLDQWSPTSDRCEDPVFKDGSAASYKWVTAPLIIYFIERSIRFWRSCQKVTLTKVVKHPSKVIELQMKKKGFKMEAGQYIFLKCPSISHVQWHPFTLTSAPEEDHFSVHIRIVGDWTSDLFKAMGADKPEQQSQDDLARVAVDGPFGTASIDIFKYQAAICVGAGIGVTPFASILKSIWLKSVNNSASLKLKKVYFFWICPDTNAFEWFSTLLDSIDTHFTEQGKPDFLKYYIYLSRGWNNTQAKNIYLQEEQEIDAITGLRQKTHYGRPKWDSNFKMIAEENPGTSIGVFFCGPKALSSVLHENANKFTSLTPDGAKFFYNKENF from the exons ATGGGTGATAAGTTTCTCAACGAGGGGCTGAAATACTTCTTTCTG CTACTGTGGTTAGGAGCAAACGTAGCCTACTGGGTAGTGACATTCCTGGTCTACGAGCAAGGACCTCAATATTTCTACGTCAGGCATATTACTGGG GTTGGTCTTTCCATAGCGAAAGCATCGGGAGCAGCGTTAAATCTGAATAGTTTAATAATCTTACTACCGATCTGTAGAAACCTCATCTCTTTCTTCAGGGGCTCGTGTGCCACAAACACA CTTTGTAGGAGGAGTGTTCGACGTCAGCTGGACAAGAATCTGACCTTCCATAAGACCGTGGCCTACATGATCGTTATCTGGACCATCGTCCACGTCGCCGCTCACGCTTTCAACTTCAGGAACCTTTACAACCACTATCGGTGCGTGACGACGAACAACGATGAACTGTGCGAAGGCATTACTGCGCTCGCTCGCAAGTTCACGGCTCGGCCGGAAGACAACTGGTTGAATCCTATCCGAGGGGCCAAG AATCTTCCAGCGGGTCTCGGTCTAATTGAACAGGGCCTGATCCCGATCGCTGGTTGGACCGGAGCTGTTCTCACCATCGCTCTAATCCTCATGTTCTCATCCGCAACAGAATTCATCAG GCGTTCGTATTTCGAGACTTTCTGGATCACGCATCATCTCTTCATCGTCTATTTCGCTATGATACTTGCCCATGGTGTAgg TGGTATCATCCGCTCACAAACAAATCTTGATCGCCATGATGTAGTGTTCTGTTCTGAAAACCTTGATCAATGGAGTCCAACATCAGACAGATGTGAAGATCCGGTATTTAAAGACGGATCCGCTGCG AGTTACAAGTGGGTGACCGCTCCCCTCATCATCTACTTTATTGAGAGGAGTATCCGCTTCTGGAGGAGCTGTCAGAAAGTCACTCTAACAAAG GTTGTGAAACATCCATCGAAGGTAATTGAGCTTCAGATGAAGAAGAAAGGATTTAAGATGGAAGCCGGTCAATACATCTTTCTTAAATGTCCATCCATCTCACACGTACAGTGGCATCCATTTACTCTTACATCG GCCCCGGAAGAGGATCATTTTAGTGTTCATATCCGTATAGTTGGTGATTGGACTTCTGATCTATTCAAAGCTATGGGAGCTGACAAGCCAGAGCAACAATCACAGGACGATCTAGCTAG AGTTGCCGTTGATGGTCCATTTGGAACAGCTAGTATTGATATCTTCAAATACCAGGCTGCTATTTGTGTGGGAGCTGGTATAGGAGTAACACCATTCGCATCCATCCTTAAATCTATCTG GCTGAAGAGTGTCAACAACAGCGCCTCGCTGAAGCTGAAGAAGGTGTATTTCTTCTGGATCTGCCCCGATACGAATGCCTTCGAGTGGTTCTCAACACTCCTTGACTCCATTGATACCCACTTTACGGAGCAGGGTAAACCCGACTTCCTCAAATACTACATCTATCTTTCAAGGGGTTGGAACAATACTCAG GCAAAGAACATTTACCTCCAGGAGGAACAGGAGATTGACGCCATCACCGGCCTGAGACAGAAAACCCATTACGGTCGTCCTAAATGGGACTCAAACTTTAAGATGATCGCAGAGGAGAATCCAGG gACGAGTATCGGAGTATTTTTCTGTGGTCCCAAAGCCTTATCGTCAGTACTACACGAGAATGCCAACAAATTCACCAGCTTGACGCCGGACGGAGCCAAGTTTTTCTACAACAAGGAAAACTTCTAA